One genomic region from Gopherus evgoodei ecotype Sinaloan lineage unplaced genomic scaffold, rGopEvg1_v1.p scaffold_78_arrow_ctg1, whole genome shotgun sequence encodes:
- the CUNH6orf47 gene encoding uncharacterized protein C6orf47 homolog, with translation MSLNRAKAWLTKLRWWGPEAGKEGGLTEAPRKSQRWGAQRLLALIGWGRAEDPGPAPGESLFSRVSQVPQYLSPHQPPADVPEHFQICFNFSRHLFDLCVVTLLCACSPAFRLLLDILGFRGPLKVWLHGLATFLVTTYGMYLALWLVQKYLLQFACLYGFLQTLVLCVSIRAAEEEGQSEADPGGVDPDGGAEAERTE, from the coding sequence ATGTCCCTAAACAGAGCCAAGGCCTGGCTGACAAAACTGCGCTGGTGGGGGCCCGAGGCAGGAAAAGAGGGCGGGCTGACGGAGGCCCCCCGGAAATCCCAGCGATGGGGCGCCCAGCGCCTCCTGGCTCTGATAGGATGGGGACGCGCCGAGGATCCGGGCCCTGCCCCAGGAGAGAGCCTCTTCTCTAGGGTCTCCCAGGTCCCTCAGTATCTGTCCCCCCACCAGCCGCCAGCCGACGTCCCGGAGCATTTCCAGATCTGTTTCAACTTCTCCCGGCACCTCTTTGACCTCTGCGTGGTGACTCTGCTCTGTGCCTGCTCCCCGGCTTTCCGGCTGCTCCTGGATATTTTGGGGTTCAGGGGGCCCCTGAAAGTCTGGCTCCACGGGCTGGCCACTTTCCTTGTCACTACCTACGGGATGTACCTGGCCCTGTGGCTGGTCCAGAAATACCTGCTGCAGTTTGCCTGCCTCTACGGCTTCCTGCAGACGCTGGTGCTGTGCGTGAGCATCCGGGCCGccgaggaggaggggcagagcgAGGCGGACCCGGGGGGTGTGGACCCTGACGgtggggcagaggcagagagGACGGAGTGA